One part of the Brevundimonas subvibrioides ATCC 15264 genome encodes these proteins:
- the dapD gene encoding 2,3,4,5-tetrahydropyridine-2,6-dicarboxylate N-succinyltransferase produces MTDPAALEAAIESAWEARTELTPATGGETRKAVETAIAMLDSGQARVASRGEDGTWTTHQWLKKAVLLSFRLNDNEIMRGGDRGLSSPAPGVGPWYDKVPNKFGDWTGNDFREAGFRAVPGSIVRKGAFVGRNVVLMPSFVNIGAYVDDGSMVDGWATVGSCAQIGKNVHLSGGVGIGGVLEPLQANPTIIEDNCFIGARSEVVEGVIVREGAVLAMGVYISSSTKIVDRATGEVLRGEVPAYSVVVPGALPDPNGGPSLYCAVIVKRVDAQTRAKTAVNELLRD; encoded by the coding sequence ATGACCGACCCCGCCGCCCTCGAAGCCGCGATCGAATCCGCCTGGGAGGCGCGCACCGAGCTGACGCCCGCCACCGGCGGCGAGACCCGCAAGGCGGTCGAGACCGCCATCGCCATGCTGGATTCCGGCCAGGCGCGGGTAGCGTCCCGCGGCGAGGACGGCACCTGGACGACGCATCAGTGGCTCAAGAAGGCCGTGCTGCTGTCGTTCCGGCTGAACGACAACGAGATCATGCGGGGCGGCGATCGGGGCCTGTCCTCGCCCGCCCCGGGGGTCGGCCCCTGGTACGACAAGGTGCCGAACAAGTTCGGCGACTGGACCGGCAACGACTTCAGGGAAGCGGGCTTCCGGGCCGTGCCGGGATCGATTGTGCGCAAGGGGGCCTTCGTCGGCCGGAACGTCGTCCTGATGCCCAGCTTCGTGAACATCGGGGCCTATGTCGATGACGGCTCCATGGTCGACGGCTGGGCCACGGTCGGGTCCTGCGCCCAGATCGGCAAGAATGTGCACCTGTCGGGCGGCGTCGGCATCGGCGGGGTCCTGGAACCGCTTCAGGCCAATCCCACCATCATCGAGGACAACTGCTTCATCGGCGCGCGGTCGGAGGTGGTCGAGGGCGTGATCGTGCGCGAGGGCGCGGTCCTGGCCATGGGCGTCTACATCTCGTCCTCGACCAAGATCGTGGACCGGGCGACGGGCGAGGTCCTGCGCGGCGAGGTCCCGGCGTATTCCGTCGTGGTGCCGGGTGCCCTGCCCGACCCCAACGGAGGTCCGTCGCTGTACTGCGCCGTGATCGTCAAGCGCGTCGACGCCCAGACCCGCGCCAAGACGGCCGTCAACGAGCTGCTGCGGGACTAA
- a CDS encoding polysaccharide biosynthesis/export family protein, whose protein sequence is MKHSVLAVLILATLGGCSTVPRDGPSGRAIDQGAMADADGASYAIVPLDYAVAERIKATAAPYGGSLAAAASTQPVDIIGEGDQLIVSVFEPSGALFGGGGSSTNVRSGGQALPAATVDRAGAVTVPYAGAVRVAGLTTSEAAAAIRRALVGKVGNPQVSVVLSENASNTVTVLGEVRSPGRKPLSVNAATILDVLAAAGGSPRPAQDVRVDLRRGDQTFSAPLTAVSSDFAENIRLQRGDLVSLSYVPRRYRTFGAVNAITLVDMPAGETTLADALSRAGGLNDGAANARSVMIFRFERPEVAQALGVTQPATIRGVPVIYRLNLEEGEGLFTAGTFVIQPEDIIYAPRALSAEVSKFFGLIQQVTRVVYDLSVTSTLTTN, encoded by the coding sequence ATGAAACACTCCGTGCTTGCCGTGCTGATCCTCGCCACCCTCGGCGGCTGCTCGACCGTGCCGCGTGACGGACCGTCGGGTCGTGCCATCGATCAAGGGGCCATGGCGGATGCCGACGGTGCGTCCTATGCGATCGTGCCGCTGGACTATGCCGTGGCCGAACGGATCAAGGCGACGGCTGCACCCTATGGCGGCTCTCTCGCTGCGGCCGCCAGCACCCAGCCGGTCGACATCATCGGCGAGGGCGACCAGCTGATCGTGTCGGTCTTCGAACCGAGCGGCGCGCTGTTCGGCGGCGGCGGATCCAGCACCAACGTGCGCTCCGGCGGCCAGGCCCTGCCCGCGGCCACCGTCGACCGCGCGGGCGCGGTCACGGTGCCCTACGCCGGTGCCGTGCGTGTGGCCGGGCTGACCACCAGCGAGGCCGCCGCCGCCATCCGGCGCGCCCTGGTCGGCAAGGTCGGAAACCCCCAGGTCAGCGTCGTCCTGTCCGAGAACGCCTCCAACACCGTGACGGTCCTGGGGGAGGTGCGCAGCCCCGGCCGCAAGCCCCTGTCGGTCAACGCCGCCACCATTCTGGACGTGCTGGCCGCAGCAGGCGGCTCGCCCCGTCCGGCCCAGGACGTCCGCGTCGACCTCCGGCGTGGGGACCAGACGTTCTCGGCCCCGTTGACGGCCGTGTCCTCCGATTTTGCCGAGAACATCAGACTACAGCGCGGCGATCTGGTCAGCCTGTCCTATGTGCCCCGTCGTTACCGGACGTTCGGTGCGGTCAACGCCATCACCCTCGTCGACATGCCGGCCGGTGAAACCACCCTGGCCGACGCCCTGAGCCGGGCCGGCGGGCTGAACGACGGTGCGGCCAATGCACGATCCGTCATGATCTTCCGCTTCGAACGGCCGGAAGTCGCCCAGGCCCTGGGCGTGACCCAGCCTGCCACCATCCGGGGCGTGCCGGTCATCTATCGCCTGAACCTGGAAGAAGGGGAGGGGCTGTTCACGGCGGGCACGTTCGTGATCCAGCCCGAGGACATCATCTATGCCCCGCGCGCCCTGTCGGCCGAGGTCAGCAAGTTCTTCGGTCTGATCCAGCAGGTGACCCGCGTCGTCTACGATCTGTCCGTGACGAGCACCCTGACCACCAACTAA
- a CDS encoding cell division ATP-binding protein FtsE produces the protein MPLSPRRAADPAPSPETVRLSAVGFGYAERPDVLRDVNLILPRGSFHFLTGASGAGKSSLLKLLTLAEAPSSGSISLFGDDVGRISRGDRPAYRRRMGVVFQDFRLLDHLSVFDNVALPLRLRGQKPAGYAGDVAAMLAWVGLSDRADGLPGALSGGEKQRLAIARAVMAGPELILADEPTGSVDPAMAERLLKLFQSMNRMGTTILIASHDEALARASGARLLRLADGRVTAVKP, from the coding sequence ATGCCTCTGTCGCCCCGTCGCGCCGCCGACCCCGCCCCGTCGCCCGAAACGGTCCGCCTGTCTGCGGTCGGCTTCGGCTATGCGGAGCGGCCCGACGTGCTGCGGGACGTTAACCTCATCTTGCCGCGCGGCTCTTTCCACTTCCTTACCGGCGCGTCGGGGGCGGGAAAGTCTTCGCTGCTCAAGCTGCTGACCCTGGCCGAGGCCCCGTCATCGGGCTCGATTTCCCTGTTCGGGGACGACGTCGGCCGGATTTCGCGCGGCGACCGGCCCGCCTATCGGCGCCGGATGGGGGTGGTGTTCCAGGACTTCCGGCTGCTGGATCACCTCAGCGTCTTCGACAATGTCGCGCTGCCCCTGAGACTGCGGGGCCAGAAGCCCGCCGGCTATGCCGGAGATGTCGCCGCGATGCTGGCGTGGGTCGGCCTGTCGGACCGGGCCGACGGCCTGCCCGGTGCCCTGTCGGGCGGCGAGAAGCAGCGCCTGGCGATCGCCCGCGCCGTCATGGCGGGGCCCGAACTGATCCTGGCGGACGAACCCACCGGCAGCGTCGATCCGGCCATGGCGGAGCGGCTGCTCAAGCTGTTCCAGTCGATGAACCGGATGGGCACGACCATCCTCATCGCCAGCCACGACGAGGCGCTGGCCCGGGCGTCCGGCGCCCGTCTGCTGCGGCTGGCGGATGGCCGCGT
- the recQ gene encoding DNA helicase RecQ, with protein MPADSPTTAPGLDAARQTLERVWGHADFRGLQARVVTEIMAGRDVLAVLPTGGGKSVCYQIPAILRPGLGLVVSPLIALMTDQVEALKQQGVAAARLDSGLSLDERSSVLRAAGSGDLDLLYVSPEGLASGALLDRLRDLPLSLIAIDEAHCVSQWGHDFRPDYRTLGRLSEFFPGVPRIAVTATADARTRDDILASLHLEHASVFVDSFARPNLQLSAVRKESASRARTDAHVIELVRARRGQSGVVYCGSRDGCERVADALTSAGTNAIAYHAGMPGPERDRRLARFLAEEGAVMVATIAFGMGVDKADVRFVIHADPPGSLEAYWQEIGRAGRDGEPAEGITLYGPSDIAWTLRRLETRPMAEEVKAVQTRKARQLFAMLDGAICRPQAVRRYFGETDAGPCGVCDVCADPPALYDATVPAQKALAAVQRLGGRFGRGRIVDHLLGKTKDVQPWEQALSTWGIGKDIAAAGWRDIVDHLLFEGLLLEDPNDGKPLVGLGDAEAVRAVYKGERSIEVRRTPPGFEASSRSGSPRARTRNDRNAAVEALDADVRARFETLRAWRRDRAAEQHVPPYVIFQDKTLLEIAQREPGSLDALAAISGVGQSKIDRYGKGVLEALTTGV; from the coding sequence ATGCCCGCCGACTCACCCACCACAGCGCCCGGCCTCGACGCCGCGCGCCAGACGCTGGAGCGGGTGTGGGGCCATGCGGACTTTCGCGGCCTGCAGGCCCGGGTCGTCACCGAGATCATGGCCGGCCGCGACGTTCTGGCAGTGCTGCCGACCGGCGGGGGCAAGAGCGTCTGCTACCAGATCCCGGCCATCCTGCGTCCCGGCCTGGGTCTGGTCGTGTCGCCCCTGATCGCGCTGATGACCGACCAGGTCGAGGCGCTGAAGCAGCAGGGCGTGGCTGCCGCGCGGCTGGATTCGGGCCTGTCCCTGGACGAGCGGTCCAGCGTGCTGCGCGCCGCCGGTTCCGGCGACCTGGACCTGCTGTACGTTTCGCCGGAAGGCCTGGCCTCGGGGGCCCTGCTGGACCGGTTGCGCGACCTGCCCCTGTCGCTGATCGCGATCGACGAGGCCCACTGTGTCAGCCAGTGGGGCCACGATTTCCGGCCGGACTACCGGACGCTGGGCCGGCTGTCGGAGTTCTTCCCCGGCGTGCCCCGCATCGCCGTGACGGCGACGGCCGACGCCAGGACCCGCGACGACATCCTGGCCTCCCTGCACCTGGAGCATGCGAGCGTCTTCGTCGACAGCTTCGCCCGTCCGAACCTGCAGCTGTCTGCGGTCCGCAAGGAGAGCGCCTCGCGCGCCAGAACCGACGCCCACGTCATCGAGCTGGTCCGCGCCCGGCGGGGGCAGTCGGGCGTGGTCTATTGCGGCAGCCGCGATGGCTGCGAACGCGTCGCCGACGCCCTGACCTCGGCCGGCACCAACGCCATCGCCTATCACGCCGGCATGCCGGGGCCGGAGCGCGACCGCCGTCTGGCCCGCTTCCTGGCGGAAGAGGGTGCCGTGATGGTGGCGACCATCGCCTTCGGCATGGGGGTGGACAAGGCGGACGTCCGGTTCGTCATCCACGCCGATCCGCCGGGCAGTCTCGAGGCCTACTGGCAGGAGATCGGCCGGGCGGGCCGTGACGGCGAACCGGCCGAGGGCATCACCCTGTATGGCCCGTCCGACATCGCCTGGACACTGCGCCGGCTGGAGACCCGCCCCATGGCCGAGGAGGTCAAGGCGGTCCAGACGCGGAAAGCGCGCCAGCTGTTCGCCATGCTGGACGGCGCGATCTGTCGCCCCCAGGCCGTGCGCCGCTATTTCGGCGAGACCGATGCCGGGCCGTGCGGGGTGTGCGACGTCTGCGCCGATCCGCCCGCCCTCTACGACGCCACCGTTCCCGCCCAGAAGGCCCTGGCCGCGGTGCAGCGGCTGGGCGGCCGGTTTGGACGCGGGCGGATCGTGGATCACCTGCTGGGCAAGACGAAGGATGTCCAGCCGTGGGAACAGGCCCTGTCGACCTGGGGCATCGGCAAGGACATCGCCGCCGCCGGCTGGCGCGACATCGTCGACCACCTGCTGTTCGAGGGGCTGCTGCTGGAAGACCCCAATGACGGCAAGCCGCTGGTCGGACTGGGCGATGCCGAGGCCGTGCGCGCCGTCTACAAGGGCGAGCGGTCGATCGAGGTGCGGCGCACCCCGCCCGGCTTCGAGGCGTCAAGCCGGTCGGGCAGTCCCCGGGCCCGGACCCGCAATGACCGGAACGCCGCCGTCGAGGCGCTGGACGCCGACGTGCGGGCACGGTTCGAGACGCTACGGGCCTGGCGGCGCGACCGCGCGGCCGAACAGCATGTGCCGCCCTATGTGATCTTTCAGGACAAGACCCTGCTCGAGATCGCGCAGCGTGAACCGGGGTCTCTGGACGCCCTGGCGGCGATTTCCGGCGTCGGACAGTCCAAGATCGATCGCTACGGCAAGGGCGTGCTGGAGGCCCTGACCACCGGGGTCTAG
- the argB gene encoding acetylglutamate kinase has protein sequence MDEFERQSEERGWATAKTLAEALPYIQIYDRETVVIKYGGHAMGETAVAKQFAADVVLLKLMGVNPVVVHGGGPQISAMLDKAGVKSNFVDGLRVTDRDTMAVAEMVLSGAVNKEIAHWISVAGKEADVRGIGLSGKDAGLLTVEKTTRTKRDPDSLIEHEVDLGFVGEPTKVDPKLIAGLIASETDDWVPVIAPIGVADDGQTYNVNADTVAGAVAGSLHAKRMLLLTDVKGVMDRNGDIIRQMTLSEAQALIDDGTASGGMIPKLQTAMAAVRAGVEAVVILDGRRPHAMLVELFTEYGAGTLVKA, from the coding sequence ATGGACGAATTCGAACGGCAATCCGAGGAGCGGGGCTGGGCCACGGCGAAGACGCTGGCCGAGGCGCTGCCCTATATCCAGATCTATGATCGCGAGACCGTGGTCATCAAATACGGCGGCCATGCCATGGGCGAGACGGCCGTGGCGAAACAGTTCGCGGCCGACGTCGTCCTGCTGAAGCTGATGGGGGTGAATCCGGTCGTGGTGCACGGCGGCGGGCCCCAGATCAGCGCAATGCTGGACAAGGCGGGCGTGAAGTCGAACTTCGTCGATGGCCTGCGCGTCACCGATCGCGACACGATGGCGGTGGCCGAGATGGTCCTGTCGGGCGCGGTCAACAAGGAGATCGCCCACTGGATCTCGGTCGCCGGCAAGGAGGCCGACGTGCGCGGCATCGGCCTGTCGGGCAAGGACGCCGGCCTGCTGACGGTCGAGAAGACCACCCGCACCAAGCGCGACCCCGACAGCCTGATCGAGCACGAGGTCGACCTGGGCTTCGTGGGCGAACCCACCAAGGTGGACCCCAAGCTGATCGCCGGCCTGATCGCCTCGGAGACCGACGACTGGGTGCCCGTGATCGCCCCGATCGGCGTGGCCGACGACGGCCAGACCTACAACGTCAACGCCGACACCGTGGCCGGTGCGGTGGCCGGGTCGCTGCACGCCAAGCGGATGCTGCTGCTGACCGACGTCAAGGGCGTGATGGACAGGAACGGCGACATCATCCGCCAGATGACACTGTCCGAGGCCCAGGCCCTGATCGACGACGGCACCGCCTCGGGCGGCATGATCCCCAAGCTTCAGACCGCCATGGCCGCGGTCCGGGCCGGGGTCGAGGCCGTGGTCATCCTCGACGGACGGCGACCGCACGCCATGCTGGTCGAGCTTTTCACCGAATACGGCGCGGGGACGCTGGTGAAGGCGTGA
- a CDS encoding pyrimidine 5'-nucleotidase gives MSIDLSHVDTWVFDLDDTLYPREQGVMGLVQGRINAFMVDAVGLPADEARVLQKQFLNEHGTTLAGLMANYAVDPERFLREVHDVPLDSLEPNPRLDAVLAGLPGKKYVLTNGARFHAARVLERIGITARFDGVFAIEDMDLTPKPAPSTYRRFLDRFGADPHRAVFFEDTPRNLAPAKALGMATVLIGDGHGHEIGDWVDATAPDLLDFLNPLSLKDAA, from the coding sequence GTGAGCATCGACCTGAGCCATGTCGACACCTGGGTCTTCGACCTGGACGACACCCTGTATCCGCGCGAGCAGGGTGTGATGGGTCTGGTCCAGGGTCGGATCAACGCCTTCATGGTCGACGCCGTGGGTCTGCCCGCCGACGAGGCCCGCGTGCTGCAAAAGCAGTTCCTGAACGAGCACGGGACCACCCTGGCCGGCCTGATGGCGAACTATGCCGTCGATCCCGAGCGCTTCCTGCGCGAGGTGCACGACGTTCCGCTGGATAGCCTGGAGCCCAATCCCCGGCTCGACGCCGTCCTGGCCGGCCTACCGGGCAAGAAGTACGTGCTGACCAACGGTGCCCGCTTCCACGCGGCCCGCGTGCTGGAGCGGATCGGTATCACTGCCCGCTTCGACGGGGTCTTCGCCATCGAGGACATGGACCTGACGCCCAAGCCGGCCCCCTCCACCTATCGCCGCTTCCTCGACAGGTTCGGGGCCGATCCGCATCGCGCCGTCTTCTTCGAGGACACGCCCCGCAACCTGGCCCCCGCCAAGGCCCTGGGCATGGCGACGGTTCTGATCGGGGACGGCCATGGCCACGAGATCGGCGACTGGGTCGACGCCACCGCCCCCGACCTGCTCGACTTCCTGAACCCCCTCTCGCTGAAGGATGCCGCATGA
- a CDS encoding MJ0042-type zinc finger domain-containing protein, which produces MILTCPSCATSYFTPDGAIPPTGRKVRCQSCAHVWLATVEEPLELTTETSPPVEARSFEPEPVVAPETPAPELPKAFRARAEQQRRLRRAATHGVVWAGLASLFVGLIGAGWLFRVDVVQMYPRAAAAYAMVGSPVNAVGLEFEAVTAKALPDRPDTVVVSGALRNVRDREIVAPAVRVALLDDHGAEIGHAVIRLEEAPVLPGGVQGFAALIRDPGAHGVDVGVAFVGSEPAGHGESSAAASGHGSPPRSRPLPTPDEHGLRPALIEAAPAAHTQPVDAAPVVEEHHDTVDTHGAEAVSASHG; this is translated from the coding sequence ATGATACTGACCTGCCCGTCCTGCGCCACCAGCTATTTCACGCCCGACGGCGCGATTCCGCCGACCGGCCGCAAGGTCCGGTGCCAGTCCTGCGCCCACGTCTGGCTGGCCACGGTGGAGGAGCCGCTGGAGCTCACCACCGAGACATCGCCGCCGGTCGAGGCGCGCAGCTTCGAGCCGGAGCCGGTCGTCGCGCCCGAGACCCCCGCCCCCGAGTTGCCCAAGGCCTTCCGCGCCCGGGCCGAACAGCAGCGTCGCCTGCGGCGCGCCGCGACCCACGGCGTGGTCTGGGCCGGCCTGGCCAGTCTGTTCGTCGGCCTGATCGGGGCGGGATGGCTGTTCCGCGTCGATGTGGTCCAGATGTATCCGCGCGCCGCCGCCGCCTACGCCATGGTCGGATCGCCGGTGAACGCCGTGGGCCTGGAGTTCGAGGCCGTGACGGCCAAGGCCCTTCCCGACCGCCCGGACACGGTCGTGGTGTCCGGAGCGCTGCGCAATGTGCGCGACCGGGAGATCGTGGCCCCCGCCGTTCGCGTCGCCCTGCTGGACGATCATGGGGCCGAGATCGGCCATGCCGTGATCCGTCTGGAGGAGGCCCCGGTGCTGCCGGGCGGCGTGCAGGGCTTCGCCGCCCTGATCCGGGATCCGGGCGCGCACGGGGTCGATGTGGGCGTGGCCTTCGTCGGGTCCGAACCGGCCGGTCACGGCGAAAGCTCCGCGGCGGCTTCGGGCCACGGCTCCCCACCGCGGTCACGGCCGCTTCCCACGCCCGACGAGCATGGCCTTCGCCCGGCCCTGATCGAGGCGGCACCGGCGGCGCATACCCAGCCGGTCGACGCCGCGCCCGTGGTCGAAGAGCATCACGACACCGTGGACACGCACGGGGCCGAGGCGGTATCCGCCTCGCATGGCTGA
- a CDS encoding phosphoribosyltransferase — protein MADLPQTSKDPAPTVLLSEAEIARVVADLAARIAPSVDDETVAVVLLTGGLWFAADLTRALSRVGRNVRFDALWLASYGDDKASRGRIDVHAPFQRSLLGRKVLILDDVFDTGLSLAEAGRIAREAGASEVLTCVFARKPWPLPRAPEPDFVGWEAPNRFLVGYGLDHAGALRGLPDICALD, from the coding sequence ATGGCTGACCTCCCGCAGACGTCCAAGGATCCGGCACCCACCGTCCTGCTCTCCGAGGCGGAGATCGCGCGGGTCGTCGCCGACCTGGCGGCCCGCATCGCCCCGTCCGTCGACGACGAGACGGTGGCCGTGGTCCTGCTGACCGGGGGCCTGTGGTTTGCCGCCGACCTGACACGGGCCCTGTCGCGGGTCGGGCGCAATGTCCGCTTCGACGCCCTGTGGCTGGCGTCCTACGGCGACGACAAGGCCAGCCGGGGCCGTATCGACGTCCATGCCCCGTTCCAGCGCTCGCTGCTGGGTCGCAAGGTGCTGATCCTGGACGACGTGTTCGACACCGGCCTGTCCCTCGCCGAAGCCGGCCGCATCGCCCGGGAGGCGGGGGCCTCCGAGGTCCTGACCTGCGTCTTCGCCCGCAAGCCCTGGCCCCTGCCGCGCGCGCCCGAACCCGATTTCGTCGGCTGGGAGGCGCCGAACCGGTTCCTGGTGGGATACGGGCTCGATCATGCCGGGGCCCTGCGTGGCCTGCCGGACATCTGCGCCCTGGACTAG